A region from the Arthrobacter gengyunqii genome encodes:
- a CDS encoding MarR family transcriptional regulator, which translates to MFVLTIDQKGSRSGRDRVPDLLELLGSVPMDRPFERSVGDEVQGITSDAGAAVEAALRALRNGHWSVGIGVGAVDLPLPATTREASGPAFVAAREAVERAKKTGDRPPLAVAGAPGAADAEAVLVLIGRLIRDRTPEQWRILEHVEPGTWGSQSAAARRLGISPQSVGKTTARAGWQEEWAARPAAAVLLARADDLARGNDPASIHATPGAAADGTELR; encoded by the coding sequence ATGTTTGTGCTGACGATTGATCAAAAAGGCAGCCGCAGCGGCCGGGACCGCGTGCCGGACCTGCTGGAGCTGCTGGGGTCCGTGCCCATGGACCGGCCCTTCGAGCGGTCGGTCGGCGATGAAGTCCAGGGCATCACCAGCGATGCCGGCGCGGCGGTGGAGGCGGCGCTGCGCGCCCTGCGGAACGGCCACTGGTCCGTGGGCATCGGCGTCGGTGCAGTGGATTTGCCCTTGCCGGCCACAACCCGGGAAGCCTCGGGGCCGGCGTTCGTGGCAGCGCGTGAAGCCGTGGAGCGGGCCAAGAAGACCGGTGACCGTCCGCCCCTGGCCGTGGCCGGAGCGCCCGGTGCCGCTGATGCCGAGGCCGTTCTTGTGCTGATCGGACGGCTGATCCGGGACCGCACCCCTGAACAGTGGCGGATCCTGGAACACGTTGAGCCCGGAACCTGGGGTTCGCAGAGCGCCGCGGCCCGCCGGCTCGGAATCAGTCCGCAGTCCGTGGGCAAGACCACGGCCCGCGCCGGATGGCAGGAAGAATGGGCAGCCCGTCCCGCGGCGGCCGTGCTCCTCGCCCGCGCCGATGATCTGGCCCGCGGAAATGATCCGGCCAGCATCCACGCCACGCCGGGTGCCGCCGCCGACGGAACGGAGCTCCGATGA
- a CDS encoding YciI family protein has product MSIFAVEYVYDADSAALRDEHRPRHRQWLSGLAEEGRVLASGPFVDGAGALLIFTAEDEADLVSLLKQDPFAAVGAISGMKTTQWSPAVGAFAHLV; this is encoded by the coding sequence ATGAGCATTTTCGCAGTTGAATACGTGTACGACGCCGACTCCGCCGCCCTCCGTGACGAGCACCGCCCCCGCCACCGCCAGTGGCTGTCCGGTCTGGCGGAAGAGGGCCGCGTGCTGGCCTCGGGTCCGTTCGTGGACGGAGCGGGAGCGCTGCTCATCTTCACCGCTGAAGATGAGGCGGATCTGGTGTCCCTGCTGAAGCAGGACCCCTTTGCCGCCGTCGGCGCCATTTCCGGGATGAAGACCACGCAGTGGTCACCGGCGGTAGGCGCGTTCGCCCACCTCGTCTAA